In a single window of the Phycisphaerae bacterium genome:
- a CDS encoding lysylphosphatidylglycerol synthase transmembrane domain-containing protein has translation MQTKRKSGLLIQALISLIIVIVLFYYLDIESFTQQFQKLSFSVFVFIIVLLIPSVLLRSLRWKILFENAHHNITLVDSTNLMLVGMSLNLILPASLGDIAKSYFGYRWSGIKEHMLSVSLLDKVIALGSLAALGIPCALYRGNLLYAFLSILVLIPAIFVLILPHLTARIHFVQRLFTWFTKVTGDKFDFLTALEQSGITKAKLLYAFLLSVCGWALTYLQMYFCFRAIGLAVPLFYVLAVAPLITLVRLFPFTLSGIGSDEAVLCYFFTQTGASMEEILAGALIYRFLTLILPGLIGLLPLTFTKRIGGNKLNKVNQ, from the coding sequence ATGCAGACTAAACGCAAATCAGGATTGCTAATTCAGGCACTAATTTCTCTGATTATCGTAATTGTCCTTTTTTATTATCTGGATATCGAAAGCTTCACCCAACAGTTTCAGAAGCTTTCTTTCTCTGTCTTTGTATTTATCATTGTACTGCTTATTCCGAGTGTCCTCCTTCGAAGCCTTCGCTGGAAGATACTCTTTGAAAATGCTCACCACAACATTACCCTCGTAGATTCCACAAATTTAATGCTGGTAGGAATGTCGCTCAATCTTATCTTGCCTGCCAGCCTCGGAGATATTGCAAAAAGTTATTTTGGTTATCGCTGGTCCGGCATAAAAGAGCATATGCTTTCCGTAAGCCTGCTTGATAAAGTCATAGCTCTGGGCTCGTTAGCAGCCCTTGGTATTCCCTGTGCACTTTACCGTGGGAATTTGTTGTATGCTTTCTTGTCAATCCTAGTCCTAATCCCTGCAATATTTGTTCTGATACTGCCGCACCTGACCGCAAGAATACATTTCGTACAAAGATTATTTACTTGGTTCACTAAAGTGACGGGCGATAAATTCGATTTCTTAACAGCCCTCGAACAGTCCGGAATTACTAAAGCCAAACTGCTTTACGCCTTTTTACTTTCGGTCTGCGGCTGGGCGCTTACCTATTTGCAAATGTACTTTTGCTTCCGCGCAATAGGCTTGGCAGTACCGCTGTTTTATGTCTTGGCAGTAGCCCCTCTTATCACCCTTGTCCGTCTGTTTCCTTTTACTCTAAGCGGCATTGGTTCCGATGAGGCCGTGCTATGTTATTTTTTCACCCAGACCGGCGCTTCTATGGAAGAGATTTTAGCCGGTGCGCTAATATATCGATTCCTAACATTAATTCTGCCTGGCTTGATAGGCTTGTTGCCTCTGACATTTACAAAACGCATAGGCGGTAATAAATTAAACAAGGTTAACCAATGA
- a CDS encoding class I SAM-dependent methyltransferase yields the protein MKILKTLKIKIYNIIRLYRWKTVRKLLDPNAKNLLDIGCSELFFYDKLKDKYDVTAADSHPTSELIKKEDIQNLSFPDKSFDIVICQQVLEHVFDPVKAIYELRRVTRKQLIISVPYEPFFTLCRCLVWEKNHLWAITPKALKFHLGKPTYEKKLCLKRYYIAVWNCE from the coding sequence ATGAAGATCCTTAAAACCCTGAAGATAAAAATCTATAATATAATAAGGTTATACCGTTGGAAAACGGTAAGAAAACTTTTGGATCCTAACGCCAAAAACTTACTCGACATCGGCTGCTCGGAGCTATTCTTCTACGACAAATTGAAAGACAAATATGATGTCACCGCGGCAGACTCTCATCCAACCAGCGAACTGATAAAAAAGGAAGACATCCAGAACCTCAGTTTCCCCGATAAATCCTTCGATATCGTCATCTGCCAGCAGGTCTTGGAGCACGTCTTTGACCCCGTCAAAGCAATCTACGAACTAAGAAGAGTCACCCGCAAACAGCTTATAATCAGCGTTCCTTACGAACCGTTCTTTACGCTCTGTCGCTGTTTGGTCTGGGAAAAAAACCACCTCTGGGCAATTACTCCGAAAGCCCTCAAATTTCACCTCGGTAAGCCAACCTATGAGAAAAAGTTGTGCCTCAAAAGATACTATATAGCTGTTTGGAACTGCGAATAG
- a CDS encoding glycosyltransferase family 39 protein: MIYSTVKRILANPLVILSGVTLLCLVPFVNKAFHIDDTLFLAAAKQIQSNPANFYGFNINWYGIVEPMSDITKNPPLTCYYIAMVTKLFGWSEVALHLAFLIPALAASLGSFYLAKQLCSRPMLAVMAGVLTPAFVVSSTNVMCDTMMLAFWVWAVACWVWGMEKNKWSGLLIGAVLIAPCALTKYFGISLILLLFIYSVAKKRKIGTWVLYLLIPVVILALYQWTTFRLYGRGLLTDAASYASTKRWNFNPGLELLWGGLLGLAFTGGGITTVLFYAPLLWSRRILISGAALMVVLVFSLGLVGEISNVIVRLGNRVRWDLLLQFGLMSLGGVYIIWIAAADLYKCRDCKSLLLFLWVLGTFVFASFVNWTVNGRSILPMVPAVGILLGRRIDRINRQGKTARRMAGWRVSWPLIPAVIIALFVCWADYTLAGTARDAVKKIYKMYENRQPTTIWFQGHWGFQYYMEARDAKAQDFNDSKLVTGDVIVVPMNNTDLKPLSVDKMFLVEVFEFMPCRWLSTMDPLLGAGFYVGIKRPLPFSFGRVSAEKYGIFVVK; the protein is encoded by the coding sequence ATGATTTATTCAACGGTTAAGCGTATTTTGGCCAACCCTCTGGTAATTCTCAGCGGGGTAACGTTATTATGCCTTGTGCCATTTGTAAATAAAGCATTTCACATAGATGACACCTTGTTTCTTGCTGCGGCAAAACAAATTCAAAGTAACCCCGCGAACTTTTACGGCTTCAACATTAACTGGTATGGCATTGTGGAGCCGATGTCTGATATCACTAAGAATCCACCTCTGACTTGTTATTATATTGCGATGGTGACGAAATTGTTTGGCTGGAGTGAGGTGGCGTTACACCTGGCTTTTCTAATTCCGGCTCTGGCAGCTTCATTGGGCAGCTTTTATCTGGCAAAGCAGTTGTGCTCCCGGCCAATGCTGGCTGTAATGGCAGGAGTGCTCACTCCTGCATTTGTGGTATCCAGCACAAATGTAATGTGTGACACGATGATGCTGGCTTTTTGGGTTTGGGCGGTGGCTTGCTGGGTTTGGGGAATGGAGAAGAATAAATGGTCAGGATTGTTAATCGGTGCAGTGCTTATCGCGCCCTGTGCGTTAACTAAATATTTTGGGATATCGCTGATTTTGCTTCTGTTCATTTATTCTGTGGCGAAAAAACGAAAGATTGGAACATGGGTGTTATATTTGCTGATTCCCGTTGTGATTTTAGCTCTTTATCAATGGACAACATTCAGACTTTACGGCAGGGGCTTGTTGACGGATGCCGCATCTTATGCCTCAACAAAGCGATGGAATTTTAATCCCGGTCTTGAATTGCTTTGGGGAGGATTGCTCGGTCTGGCCTTTACGGGAGGGGGCATAACAACGGTTCTGTTCTACGCTCCGCTGCTATGGTCGCGGCGGATTCTGATAAGTGGTGCTGCTTTGATGGTTGTACTTGTATTTTCTCTTGGTCTTGTGGGAGAAATCAGTAATGTCATAGTACGTCTTGGCAACAGGGTAAGATGGGACCTTCTTCTACAATTTGGTTTGATGTCATTGGGAGGGGTTTACATCATTTGGATTGCAGCGGCCGATTTGTACAAGTGCAGAGATTGTAAATCGCTGCTGTTGTTTCTTTGGGTGCTTGGAACTTTTGTCTTTGCCAGCTTTGTAAACTGGACGGTTAATGGGCGTAGTATACTTCCGATGGTTCCTGCGGTTGGAATCCTGTTAGGGCGTAGAATCGATAGAATCAATAGACAGGGTAAAACCGCCCGTCGGATGGCGGGCTGGCGAGTTAGCTGGCCGTTGATTCCCGCGGTAATTATAGCGTTGTTTGTTTGCTGGGCCGATTATACGCTGGCCGGCACGGCCAGAGATGCTGTGAAGAAAATCTACAAAATGTACGAGAACCGTCAGCCCACTACCATATGGTTTCAGGGACATTGGGGATTTCAGTATTATATGGAGGCCCGTGATGCCAAAGCTCAGGACTTCAATGATTCAAAGCTGGTCACTGGAGATGTGATTGTCGTACCTATGAACAACACAGACCTGAAGCCTCTGTCTGTAGACAAGATGTTTCTGGTGGAGGTTTTTGAATTTATGCCCTGTCGATGGTTATCAACGATGGATCCTCTGCTTGGAGCAGGCTTTTACGTGGGTATAAAGCGGCCGCTGCCTTTTTCTTTTGGTCGGGTATCGGCTGAAAAATATGGTATTTTTGTTGTCAAGTAA
- a CDS encoding glycosyltransferase family 39 protein has translation MCQQKQPQYQKVEQKKQRNFLPWLAVVIVIAIIAGLRVHLLDVPLERDEGEYAYAGQLILQGVPPYSLIYNMKFPGIYAAYALILAIFGQTHPAIHFGLLIINAATIILVFLLARRLTDSFSGVFAAAVFAVLSLAPSVQGISANAEHFVVLFAVAGILLLVLAVDRKSPVLLLVASILLGIGFLMKQHGIAFIAFAGLYLFSTQFRRKPFELKPFLLRAALFIVGVLLPFGITCFILWRVGVFEKFWFWTFVYAREYVSIVSIPEGLKNFKSSIIPILGSAVLIWISAGIGLLTLFIEKKIRDLRLFIIGFLLFSFLSTCPGFYFRPHYFVLLLPAVALLSGVGLFGIRQVLRLQKAIIGKDPIAILLGIAILSHTLYQQKNLLLAKDPAIVSRIICGPINPFPESLKIADYIKANSSSSDRIVVLGSEPQIYFYANRRSATSYVYAYPLMEPHPYALQMQEEMIRQIEAAKPKFLILVNRLSWAAQPTSEKMILNWGQKYQEEYYRLVGFIDIVSTNYTIYHWNENAVEYTPRSEYWLAVFERKSGI, from the coding sequence ATGTGCCAGCAAAAACAGCCTCAATATCAGAAAGTAGAACAAAAAAAACAGAGAAATTTTCTGCCCTGGTTGGCGGTCGTAATTGTTATTGCTATCATAGCTGGACTCCGAGTTCACCTTTTGGATGTCCCGCTCGAGCGCGACGAAGGTGAGTACGCCTATGCCGGCCAGCTTATATTACAGGGGGTTCCTCCTTATTCACTTATATATAATATGAAATTCCCCGGAATTTATGCGGCCTATGCTTTAATCTTGGCTATTTTTGGGCAGACACATCCTGCTATCCACTTTGGATTGCTGATTATCAACGCAGCTACAATTATCCTGGTGTTTTTGCTGGCGAGGCGATTAACTGACTCTTTTTCCGGCGTTTTTGCCGCCGCAGTTTTTGCGGTGCTCTCACTCGCCCCGTCGGTCCAGGGAATCTCTGCCAACGCTGAACATTTCGTCGTTCTTTTCGCTGTAGCCGGCATATTGCTGCTGGTCCTTGCGGTTGACCGCAAAAGTCCGGTTCTCTTGTTGGTTGCCTCTATATTACTGGGAATTGGTTTTCTTATGAAACAGCACGGGATTGCCTTTATTGCATTTGCAGGCCTATACCTGTTTTCTACCCAGTTTCGACGCAAACCCTTTGAACTCAAACCTTTTCTATTAAGAGCAGCTTTGTTTATTGTTGGCGTGTTATTACCTTTTGGCATAACCTGCTTCATTCTATGGCGTGTCGGCGTCTTTGAGAAATTCTGGTTCTGGACATTTGTGTACGCTCGCGAATATGTTTCAATTGTGTCTATACCGGAAGGGTTAAAGAATTTTAAATCCTCAATAATACCCATTCTTGGTTCGGCAGTTTTAATTTGGATTTCGGCTGGAATCGGTTTGCTTACGTTGTTTATAGAAAAGAAAATCCGCGACCTAAGGCTGTTTATCATCGGCTTTCTACTTTTCTCGTTTTTGTCCACTTGTCCGGGCTTTTATTTCCGTCCGCATTATTTCGTTCTTCTGCTGCCTGCCGTTGCCTTACTATCCGGAGTCGGCCTGTTTGGCATCCGGCAGGTTTTGAGGTTGCAAAAAGCGATAATTGGAAAAGATCCGATTGCCATCCTCTTGGGAATTGCTATATTGTCTCATACACTGTACCAGCAAAAGAATCTCCTGTTGGCTAAAGACCCTGCCATCGTATCCCGTATAATCTGCGGTCCTATTAATCCTTTCCCCGAATCGCTGAAAATAGCCGATTACATAAAGGCTAACAGCTCAAGCAGTGATAGAATTGTTGTTCTCGGCTCAGAGCCGCAGATTTACTTTTATGCCAACAGACGTTCGGCTACCAGTTATGTTTATGCATATCCTTTGATGGAGCCGCATCCGTATGCACTGCAGATGCAGGAGGAAATGATACGGCAGATAGAGGCAGCCAAACCCAAGTTCCTGATATTAGTGAATCGTTTATCCTGGGCGGCGCAACCTACCTCTGAGAAAATGATATTGAACTGGGGTCAAAAGTATCAGGAGGAATACTACAGGCTGGTTGGCTTTATTGATATTGTCTCAACAAACTATACAATCTATCATTGGAATGAAAATGCTGTTGAATATACACCGCGATCTGAATACTGGCTCGCGGTTTTTGAGCGAAAAAGCGGAATTTAG